In Theobroma cacao cultivar B97-61/B2 chromosome 7, Criollo_cocoa_genome_V2, whole genome shotgun sequence, the genomic window CATTGGGCATGCTGATGAGGAAACTAGCATGGGCAAAGTTCCTAACACATTGAAGAAAAGAACCGAAAGCCACCAGGAAGCAGATAAGAAGGCTGATGTATTTGACAGAAATGATTGATGAGCTTGTATTGCCATAAATCAGACTATTTCTGAAGAGACCATGAGAAGATTCTGCAACCCATGTTCCAATAAGGGAACTCAAAGCTAGAGATATTGTTGCCAGGAAAGTTGCTGCTGATATCGTGGAGTTGATTGTTGTTAATGCCAAACCTCTATCCTTTGCCTCAACCTGCAACAATGTTCATCATCATAACTACAAGTGAACAATCTAAGCTGGGTTTTGTTTATATTTCGGCCTTCTGGGGGATGAACATAGGAGCTCACCTGCAACATTCTCTCAACCCAAGCTTTCTTGAAGTGGTTCTCATAGCCAATGACAGTGGTTTGAGGGAGTTTGAGGCAtctgtaaagaagaaagacatGGTAAGTTGACATGATCAATAACCCACTTGGGATCAAAACTAAATCCAAGTATTCCTTCGTCCATGCCATTACTTCTGTCTTTCAAATCAACTGTAGAAGAGATGTAACCAGTGTTCAGTATTAATAAGCCTCTGCTAACATGGCCAATTGTGATTAATTCTATCTCATAGTGGATTAGTTTAACTAATGATGTTGTATTGCTCTGGCAAATTGTCTTATTTGGATTAAAATATAGACAATCACCATTTAAAAACTGctttttttt contains:
- the LOC108662844 gene encoding uncharacterized protein LOC108662844, with the protein product MAWTKEYLDLVLIPSGLLIMSTYHVFLLYRCLKLPQTTVIGYENHFKKAWVERMLQVEAKDRGLALTTINSTISAATFLATISLALSSLIGTWVAESSHGLFRNSLIYGNTSSSIISVKYISLLICFLVAFGSFLQCVRNFAHASFLISMPNADIPVSYIQKAVIRGSACWSVGLRAIYFATTLLLWIFGPIPMFAASVIMVVSLHNLDRNVTPLHKFESAKSNSHNLFTKINEDLAAVARVTEKHDRSDAN